The following nucleotide sequence is from Zea mays cultivar B73 chromosome 1, Zm-B73-REFERENCE-NAM-5.0, whole genome shotgun sequence.
GCCCAACCGAAGTGTTGGACAAGCGAGCCAGGTCATCGCATCGCCGAAAGTTGTGCCTGGCGATAGAGCCAGCCCATGATGGTACGTCCCAATCAGTGACCGCGTCCAGCATATCGGGCCATCTCGCACACTGGCATCCCCTGTCAGTCCAGCCTGGGCCAAGGGGCACCACGCCACCACCACAGCCGGCAAGGGCAGTTCGGGGAATTCGCGGGGAAGGGAGGGCGTGGACGGCGGAACGGAGCGGACGGGCCGCCGGCCGCACGCGCATATAAAAATCCCGGTAAAATTCCCCCCCCACCCCCGACGCGACGCCTCAAATCGCTCCCTGCCTCTGGTCACCTCGCTTCCGCTCCCGGCTCCCCTCCGGCCACCCAGACATCGTCCGTTCGCTCGCCAAGAGACAGGACCGGAGACCATGGCGGACCAGCTCACCGACGACCAGATCGCCGAGTTCAAGGAGGCCTTCAGCCTCTTCGACAAGGACGGCGACGGTAAGCTGTTACGCCTCCCGCGTCTCcttccttcgttccttagctgtaGTTATTACTGCCTGCCTTGATCTGTATCTACCATGTTGTAGGCTCTCCTATTAGCTGTAGCTGCGCGAATTACCTTGTCTTGACTGCTCTTCACCTGACGTTAGAAACCCAACCCAGGGATTCCGCAAGCCGCATACCTGTTCGTGGCCGCTGTGCGTGAGCCTAAAATTTTGGCCGCGTAGAGCATGCGCCAGCGAGACTGTACGGGCGGTAAAACTTTAGTAGTGCTGTGCAACCAAGAGATGGTGATGCGGCGGCACGTCCCTGCTGCACGGCTGCTCGTGGGTGGGGGAGATCTCGTCTGATTGGGTCCGGGTCCGCGAAAAAGCGCCGCTGCGATCTAGATCGACGTGGTTGCTCGTCGCCGATCGATCCAGATGTGGTGAAGCAGTTAGGCCGAGATCCGGCCCCTTGCTGTCCCACGTGGACCGAGTCCGGCTGGGGCCGCTTTATTTGTAGGCAGTAGGTAGGCGTCAACCAGAACGTTCGTTTGTGGTCGGGGTTGGTTTGGTCGTGGCAGGCAGGAGGGGGCACACACGGACACACATGAGACTTCGGTATGGTTTGAATTGACACTGCATCACCTTTTTAGCTGGCATTATATGCTTATCTATGTCTATGAGCAGGGGTGAGAACTTtctagggctagtttggaaacttaaatccCCTCGAATCCTGGAGGGGATTTAAGTTCTTAAACTAGCCCTACAGGGCAGAATTAACCGTGGAAGAAATTTTCCTCAGGTTATTAGTGTAGGCTGGGGCACGTATTGGCAAGGATCCGATAGCAGTGGAGAAAAAAATTGTCCATATTTTGTATAGACCTGACAGTGGCTTTGGGCATGCTCAGATTTTCATTCATGTTCTGGGGGTTTTGGTTATATCTCCATGGTTTGGGAACACGGGTGTAGGGAGTGGGAGATAATTGGAATTTTCCCACTCCCAATGTTGTCTTCTTGTTATAATTACCACTGTGCCTATGAATTATGGATCCAGCTGGGTCTATGAAATGTGAGCCTGATGGCAATTTTACAAACTTGTTTTTTGCTGGTGTCAAATATCAGAATCTCTTAGCGAGCGGTAGTAAAGCGTGGTTGCCACCTGCTGCTTGTCAGGAGTTTGGAAGTGCAGGGGAGGGCAGTTTGGAAGTCCTGGCTGCTTGTGTGGCGCCGGCCTGTGCTGCCTTTGCACTGTCCAGGTTGCCTATGGCGCAACATTGGTTGAGGTTCTACACTGACATTTTAGAGGCTTGGAGCATACTTAAAGATTAGGCCTCTTCTATATAAATAAAATTTTACTAATATACGCATACCTTTTTATCAGCAAAAAGGAGCATGATATCAAAAATGTATCAATTATTCATATAATATCTTAAAAGTTTCTTGTAATATTTTTTTATGAAGTCATAAATGCTGGTGTGATATCAACCCCGTCCAATAACAATATATAAAATTGCCAAACCCTTCGGTTGTTTTTGAGACATTGTAGACCTTAAATGATTCTGAAACAATTTCAGTTTCCTTTCAGCTCATGCCACAATCACATGCATGATAAATAAGATCCAATAAACAATAGATATGTTAGGCTAAGAATCCATGTTTTTTGACATACTAAAAAAATCTGCATAGATGACATTGATGTTTCTAGAAAAAACTATGTTTAGAACCCTTAACTCAAAAATTATATCATTTACCTCAACATCAAATGAACATGCAAAGAGAATGTTTCTGTAAATTTAGTAAATGGTAATGGTTGTGACGTGATGATTGTGATGTTATATGTTAGATTGTTATATGCATGGCGCTCAGTTTTTAGGTATGAAGTACACATGCAGTGGTTCCATTTAGTAAGGATATTTTTTAAAATCAAGACAATCCTGCTTAGTTCAGGGTCTGTTTGGAACATCTAGAGCTAATAATTAGCTGTGGATTTCCAAACACTCTCAACTAAAAACTCCAGCTAATTGTCAGGTACCTCACAACTAAGAATTAGTCATTAGCTGGCTCAAGCTAAACCCAGTTAACAATTTGTTAGCtggctaactattagttctagcgGTTCTAAACGGGGCCTTACCGTATAGCTAATGATTGGCATAGGGAGGTATCACAACCCAGATTATATCTCAGGAGTTAGCCAGTTAGGTACCAAATATTGTGCTAAAATTTCGATACATCCATAGTTATACTTTGGTGGTACTTCCATAGTAGTGTAAAGGCTCTGCCAAAGACTTGGGATCATCTCCTACCTTTCAGGCTGGTTCTGGATAAATGGTTTTCTGACCATCAACCTTCTAAACCATTTGTTAGATCTATGCACCAGAATTTTAATAGTCGTGTCCTTTTGTGAACCAGATGTTTATTGTGACAACTTCTCAGGCTGGTTAAGCATTTGACGTCACTGCTGTGCTAATGTTATATAGATTGACCTGAAATTGCTCCctgctgtgcaccggacaggttgcATCACAACCAAGGAGCTCGGAACTGTCATGCGATCACTGGGTCAGAACCCAACCGAGGCTGAGCTCCAGGACATGATCAACGAGGTCGATGCGGACGGCAACGGCACCATCGACTTCCCGGAGTTCCTCAACCTCATGGCCCGCAAGATGAAGGACACCGACTCCGAGGAGGAGCTCAAGGAGGCGTTCAGGGTGTTCGACAAGGACCAGAACGGCTTCATCTCTGCGGCGGAGCTCCGCCACGTGATGACCAACCTCGGCGAGAAGCTGACCGACGAGGAGGTCGATGAGATGATCCGCGAGGCCGACGTCGATGGTGATGGCCAGATCAACTACGAGGAGTTCGTCAAGGTCATGATGGCCAAGTGAGTAAAGCCTGCGGTAACGGTATAGTACCCCGCGGGAATTGAAGGAGGAAACCAAACCGTGCATCGCATATTAGAAAGGCAATGCAGGTCTTGTTTCCTTCGTTTTCCCCATGAAGAAACCGTACTAGCTGTAGCTGCTGAACGTTTGAGTCCCCCTGCTGCCACCCTTATCTCCATTTGTGTCATCGAAACTCCGTGCTTCCCCTGCTGTGTGAATCTGTACGGCTTTGCGTGTTCTGGACACTGATTGCAGTTGGATCCAGTTTGTAGTTCTATTTGTTCATCGAATCTGCCCAGACTCCTTTGGTACCATTCAACAGGCTGCTGCTTTCTGTTTATCCCGTGGTTGTGATGTTCCTTTGGTGCCTTGTGTTTTCAAGAAAACGTCATGTTGTAGAAGGACCATTCAGAGATACGTCATGTTGTAGCAAGCAAGGTGCGCTGGTTTTCTGGATGGCTCATGCGACCTTCGTTATTTCTCTACATCAATGATCACTGCACTAGAGACTAGACAGTAGACACCACGCCTCGGCCGGCCGTCATTTGAGCATCTACAGTAATCTATCGGGGTCGGCGACCCCCGGTGACCCTTCAGTACCTTCTGCTTCTGGTACCCTATTTTCTCACCAGTTTGGACCCCAATAAAACTAGATATTGACCTCAGCAGCTACAAGAGAACCTTGTTTGGCAAAGGCCAGCAGGCCGTATTAGGGACGGATTTATGAATGACTGTCATTTGTTTCAAGTTAGTTTAGTTCTTGTGgtatatttttttttattttttttatatagTATATATTCTATGATTTTTTAGATGTTCACGTAGATAAATATTGTATTTTATGAATAATTTTGAGTGTTTATATAGTACTTGTGAGATGTTTTATGATATATTGTAGGTTACTTAAGGCTATCTTGAGCAGTTtactcatcatcatcatctactATTTAACTTGACTCTATAAATAATGTAGTTTATAATACAAAACAATATGCTGATTTACCGGGCATAGCCTAAATAGTATCCATatgtttttatttttctctatTACGTGTttatttttgttttatattatTTGTATATCTTTAATTATTTACCTAGTACATGAGAGATGCTCTATAGTATATTTTAGGTTGTTTGAGTAGTATCCATATCTTTACATGCTTTTTCTCCTTTGTGTTATTTATATTTTCCTTTATGTTTTGTTCTATCTTTAATTACTTTTGTATTTCTATTTcatttttattatttttctccATATATAATATTGCATTTTAACTTTTATATTTTCATTGATATTATTATACAACTCATGTACACCTGGTACTTTTTTTCTTTTACTGATAGGACATTGTTTTTTGAACCTAGAACATTTTTCTTAGGAAGATATAACATTGTTTTCCAATCTCAGAAGATTGCCCGCATTTGATTAAAAATAATATTATATCTTTGATAGATAAATGTTCAATAATGAAAGTTCATCTAAATATATCTATATGGAGTCTTGTTTTGAAAGATTAACTGCAAAAGTACCCCCATGACACAACGAAAATTTTAATTGAATGTTCAGTTTGTATACTATGATTTTTAAAAGTATTAAAAATATTTTCTAAATACTGACACGAGTAAATTAATTTAGGCCCTGCTCCGTTTGGATGTCTATATCGAAGGGCATGGAATTGAATTGGAGTTAGTACCAAATTAACCATAGTATTGAAATGAGACGTAATTCTAATTATATTGTTCGGATGTCACTAAATTGAAGTTTAGAATTGTGATGTTTAAATCCACGCAATTACGATATTATgtattgagagagagagagagtttctagttattgttgagtttgtgatctaAATTCTGAAAAAGACGACCAAGTTGGTgagcgaagcggaggcccgtcgccgaGAGGATTGACCCGTAGCCCAGGGATGCCTCGGGAGGGGTGCGGGGGATCCCTACTCACCTTAGGGTTTCGCCTAAGTGTTTTGCCTCTATAAATACACTTGTAATCCGCAGGAGATCATCACCTCATTGTAAATCTCCTGCAATCTGTAACCACCCGAAAAATAATGATATTGTTGCTGGTCAACGCCCGTGGTTTTTCCCTTCGCTTTGGAGGGGTTTCCACATTAAATTTGTGTCGTATTGATTCCTAACAGTTATAGTCTAATTTCAAAGAATTAGGTCTTTATTCCAAATCTTAATTTCACATGTAACCAAACAACATAACTCAGGAAAGTCGATTTCAACTTTTAATTTCGTGCTCCAATATCTACATTCAAATGGTATAAAATGTCTATAGGAAGGGTGGGGCGTGGGCATGGCTGCGAGATGCGGCATGCTTCAGATTTTCAGCTGTGGCATATTGTTAGGTGTTTGGTTTATGGCCAAAATGCAATACGACAAGTCAAATTTGGCAGCCGATTTGTTCACCCTGATTTTGGCTAAGAATTGACACAATTCTACATTGGTGCGGTCAAAATTTTCTAGACATGGCCTAAATTTGGCTTCCAACCAAACATAGACCAAATTGATTTGGCAAGGCCAGTAGTTGGCCTGGCAATTAGGACCTGCATCCAAACACTAGGGGCCTGTTTCGTGTGGCGCGGAAGCTGCCACACCCTGCCTAAGCAGCGACGCTCGATTTAGTCACCACAATGACGGCGACAAATCTGTGGCGCGCtgtggcgtgggcggcggccaACCAAACCAGCCCCAAAAAAGTATATACCTACTCCAGCCATAAAAAAGTATCACGGCTAGGTTGGCCCTTGCTCCATCGTAAACGAGTTTTTATGATCTTGACAAGGAACCATTGTGCCGTCACTAATCAATTGAgcactaagagcaactccaagtgTTTTCTAAAAAAATTATTCCCAAAACATTATTGTTGActcctttttggagcgccaaacactcaacaaaaccgtggcggtgctctctggtcaggcgcggacggtccgcggcacagggccggatggtccgcgacctggcgcaggggctagggttctctgcctgacggtccgtgccctagggccggacggtccgcgcgtgcgcaaggGCGGCAGAGGATCGCCGACggcacctggatctcgctcccgggagggaccctgtcggagaggagagatcctaggagttgtctaggctcgggtagaccgacctagactcctctaatcgacgtagagtcgaggagaggcggcgaatttggggatcgagaggctaaactagaactagactagaactactcctaattgtacaggaaataaatgcgaaatagaagttgtattgattcgattgatgattacaaatcgatcgtatacctctctatttatagaggtggggggctggaccctttacaaactaatttccgagcttatcccgagattctcgccaacaaacatagcaaaaATCTCGGAACCTTAATCTGTTCtgcgcttgcgcggaccgtccggcccacaggcgcggaccgtctgccgCTCATTTTGGTtccaaacatatgccccctgccttttggtggagctgagcgaaccaaaagcaactaactcgatgtgatcacatcggttttcttaggcatcttgacacttactaggatgatacgagtggccttagtcccgatggttgactcaacggacgtgacccctttagctttgatcgaactgtTAGTCTCAATACCGCCGAGCGccatactggtcctgaccaattcgtcaccttgctttcctaattttctaagtgttctggcgtagcttcgtagtcgaccagatcttctccttgcaggtcgtcttcctccatgggtgttGGTACGTCGTTGCAGGTGTCATGGTGTATTGCGGATGagtcggcctcaggggtcggacggtccgtgccctgtacggttggtccggtctttatagccggactgtctgccatacctgcaaagagctgcacagttgttgttttattttctgtctctgtggccgtttgattttcctcaacggcctttggtctccatctcttttgtggtggtgGATACTGTGGAtatgtgtcattgaatatttttccgcctccttctcccgattctcctttgctctaaggcgctgtaattttcgcttttgcgatcgtgtcaatcccgatgggcaccatcggggcatgaagtattttggatcggctgttttgttgATAGTCATaccttcttttttgtttgtgttgtctgattcaccaaaaatcatcggccctttattattttgttgtacgacgacatctgttGTTCCTATTTTAATGGCGTCTCCTTTTTTCGTACTAttggaggttgtagctgtatgccccTCTGCcagattagtcagcctttggggctgAGTTGTTcgacaatcttgttgggcctgtgctcgtggaccagattgagaggctctcaatcggtcttgtactggagatgtcaacctattgaatacagatgtttgaggtgccccccaagcgggtactgtggcatcccaaatggatatggtggcatgccccatatttgatttgggacatatggtggaggtatgtatgtgtatggatatggcataggtggatatggtggtggaggtgtccatgcaggtacgttaggtcttaattgaacattatgatctcccgtcctttccgattggtgtggtggtccaatcaGCCTAACTTGCTgtcgcacctgggtgggtaagcgaggtcgcTTTGGTGGTCGGTCGCTAgggccagccttctttttcacatattcagacaataattgatcaaaggtcggacTAAATTTTACCAACTGACCAGTTGtcttgaacgtgttagttttccacgtacctgtTTCTGGTCGtcatggtttgaaggtacgtggtcgccgcGGCTCTTCGGCGTTGCTGGACCATCCGCTGGAACGCTCCGAATCGTCCGATGATGTtacggactgtccgcgcctgggCATCAGACCGTCTGCGATGtgtagtatgggttctcgcgcatatccccttgtctgcgcttgccccccagtgccggAGTTTGTGATGGCCACTTTCAGTGTCtctcctccatcaggagtcttcttggccaccactttcctgcaatagattttgttgtttccatcggcctcccgtgagttgccgatgatgacttctttgtcttttCCCTTATCAGCTGagctgggccgaattaggacccttttgcccttgaagtcgatcatattcattggaaagggctccatgtcctcctgaaatttcaatcgtccctcgttaatggccgattggatttgtcgtcggaacacattacaatcattagtggcacgggaaaatgagttgtgccacttgcagtatgcgcgatgctttagttcgtcggcaggtggaacaatataatcaattttaatgttaccattttttagtaattcatcgaatatcttatcacatttgccaacattaaatgtaaacttaatctcctcttgccgtttcttttgaactggctgcaagaaggagcaagccgaagatttggcctgctcaggCCAAACTATTTTGGCAGTGTAAATTTCCTTTGGTTCaccgtccgaactactttgattgtgttctactatatggacattatcATGAACTgttttgactagttctttgcttcggctttcacaagccgaagctttctgatgtaattgtgctagcgtaaatgttggggacttgttctcaaatgctatgaatcaagaacaaggcaacatagaaaatgttaaacgttaaagtctttcgtcctccgaagcattatttcccgtgggatataatgatctttggacgaaggttatgaatgacATACCTTCGACAGCATAACATATAAAgatgaaggaatcatatgaaatataaaacaacataaacaatcaagttccattatcaactcatttttattttatcATTATGGAGAATAgagatgatatcaaattacaaatgtacctttcggcttgaaagaaggtaaaagtacaagcgtgacgcaaaaggaaATGctgagtccgcgtgaacagtacgggagcactgttcatctatttataggcacgggacgcaacccatgtaaaattacatttatgccctttatagtcaactacaataatgacacaaaacatcatgggtctttaagtcatttcatctttaagtcggtttacccCTTTGTCTTGAGATCTGCCACTGTGccaaagctttataggtgatagcttcgacaCTGCTTCTGAgaagatctgccgaaggtgttctctttctttaggatcttcggctacgaagcatacccccaacagtagccccttcgcggtgctagatcgtttttcgtaatgagcttgatccgtgaaaaagtcttttaggcttcgggatgccgaagatccgaaaaacgccttccctgagctcgttggcgagaaacgattaaaataatcctcgCGCGAAGTGGCCtgatcttgcagcagttacgcgcgccctagcgattcaccttctcggaccctgtggcccaccgttcagcgagtgcgggtggctgtttgtccgatgcggaagaccttgacgatttaccttcccacctgcggcactatataagcagacgggtaggtgtgaagttaccacagcattcattactATTGTactgttctgctgccaaaatattgaccaaaaccgaagcttgtttgctgcatcctcaaccgaagctatttactttgctcaagcttcgtagcaagaaaaagcttcggcaagataaagaaaaattttcaacttcaaaaaacaagaaattcaatcatcagatggccagagtgcgttccacagctagggttacgcatgacggagaggaagccgaaggtgctgaaactgccccaatctccgaaaTGATAAAGCGCTCGGGGCTGGTAgcatcggaggatgcacctgccgctgaaacAGAACaggctgatgttgaggagacAGAGTCTGAAGATAATTACAGCGcggtgccaagcaaacccagccacctggatttcgggaaatccaccatctccgaagatgATTTACCTAAGCtgttgaaattgggctatttcagtgaagcgaagaaagagctagttcgttttggtggggaagagactactccgaagccaggaaaggatgaagtagtagtcttcaaaagtttctttaaggctggcttaagatttcctttgaacaagatgattgttgttgtattgaagaagtttgggatctaccttcatcagctaactcccaaCGCTATTGttcggcttagcgtttatatctgggctctgtgaagccaaggggtggagccatttggcgaaggcttctgccgtgtacacgagcttcattatcagacgaaagctagaggagatgggctacatgaaaattttggctgctacaattttgcctatcgcaagACCACAAAATTTccagtaattagctaccgaagcaagtggccggctggctggaagtctgaatggttttacgtcaaagttgacgaagataagGAGGACCgggtccagagtccgctagaatTGATCTTTGGAGAGACCAGACcgcagtgcaacatgacaccagggagtccaagccaaattgcccTGGCTGAATTCCGAGTTATTGCAGAtcatatcggcactagggacttagtgcaagaatttttggcctttagagtgttcccaactttgaaggagtgggacatgccgaagctgaagggggaaaagaagaagggggaacttattcggttgccttaccattataaattcaagaaacatttcaaagtgccctgccaagagtggctggacacgatcgaagtaatgtgcaatgaaatactaggtaattactccaaaaaagaagatcaactaatgactgcagccttcggcacccgcccgaaacgaaggttgaaccgagtaatggatgctctagaCTTTGAGTATCCCGACTACGAGCGGCTGGACAAGGATgctgaagggcaaaaaagaaagagAGTAGCTAGCGTtctgaataaagacgatgaagaacaattgaaaaagaaaaaactgAAGCCTGAGCCGAAAACAGATGCttagaagaagagaaaagctacagctccgaagcagaagacaattgacgaagaagaagaaactgctgcaacaccctctaccaccgacgtggaggaaatgctaaaggtaatgactgaatctttgcctgtcaagctaagtccactggggccacatctgacgaagcttttttagaaggaaaaggagcctgcaAAAACGAAGAAGGTAACTAGGCCAAAAAAGCAAAGAATTATTACAGTGACAGAAGCCATCAAAGGgacacc
It contains:
- the LOC542420 gene encoding calmodulin; this encodes MADQLTDDQIAEFKEAFSLFDKDGDGCITTKELGTVMRSLGQNPTEAELQDMINEVDADGNGTIDFPEFLNLMARKMKDTDSEEELKEAFRVFDKDQNGFISAAELRHVMTNLGEKLTDEEVDEMIREADVDGDGQINYEEFVKVMMAK